Proteins encoded in a region of the Moritella marina ATCC 15381 genome:
- a CDS encoding DUF3297 family protein: MNDTTSKPALPDHLSGNPRSPHHDEAVFQFDIGIMLNGKERFDVEEYCISEGWVKVPSHKALDRRGQPLMMTMKGKVEAFYK; this comes from the coding sequence ATGAACGACACTACATCGAAACCAGCTTTACCAGATCACCTTTCTGGCAACCCTCGCAGCCCTCATCATGATGAAGCTGTTTTCCAGTTTGACATTGGTATTATGCTTAACGGCAAAGAGCGCTTCGATGTTGAAGAATATTGCATCAGTGAAGGTTGGGTAAAAGTACCGTCACACAAAGCATTAGATCGTCGTGGTCAACCGCTAATGATGACAATGAAAGGTAAAGTTGAAGCGTTTTATAAATAA
- a CDS encoding putative transporter small subunit, translated as MMLSLYILVWPVISAAVLFVIVRAFFKDMADAKREERDIV; from the coding sequence ATGATGTTATCCCTTTATATTTTAGTATGGCCAGTCATTTCAGCGGCAGTATTATTTGTAATAGTAAGAGCGTTTTTTAAAGACATGGCAGATGCCAAACGCGAAGAGCGTGATATCGTTTAA
- a CDS encoding MYG1 family protein produces MNDITIATHNGKFHADDVFSIAALKHIFPAFNLVRTRDLEVIGQADIVIDVGGKYDPDTGRFDHHQRGGAGQRENGIPFSSFGLIWQKYGLELCQGNQEIADAVDAGLVSTIDAVDCGYVEGVAQGISLSQTISMFNPTWEEDSDLDACFDEAVAFASRLLTRFIASAAGGINAKDIVAQAIENAADPKVIVLAQYTPWKTSVLNLAPEALFMVYPSQSGKWTIQAVPVELGSFEDRKSLPKPWAGLSEQAFKDETGLDDALFCHNGLFIAGAESFESIMKMAAMAMEA; encoded by the coding sequence ATGAATGACATAACGATAGCAACGCACAACGGTAAATTTCATGCAGATGATGTTTTTAGTATCGCTGCACTTAAGCACATTTTTCCGGCTTTTAATCTTGTCCGTACGCGTGATTTAGAAGTTATTGGTCAAGCTGATATTGTGATCGATGTCGGTGGTAAATATGATCCTGATACCGGTCGTTTTGATCATCATCAACGTGGTGGTGCTGGTCAGCGTGAAAACGGCATTCCTTTTTCTTCATTTGGTTTGATTTGGCAGAAATATGGCTTGGAATTATGTCAAGGCAATCAAGAAATAGCCGATGCTGTTGACGCTGGTTTAGTGTCTACGATTGACGCGGTTGATTGTGGCTATGTTGAAGGTGTCGCTCAAGGTATTAGCCTTAGCCAGACTATTTCAATGTTCAATCCTACTTGGGAAGAAGATAGCGACCTGGATGCATGCTTTGATGAAGCTGTTGCCTTTGCATCACGTCTATTAACTCGATTCATAGCATCTGCTGCTGGCGGTATTAATGCGAAAGACATCGTGGCTCAAGCGATTGAGAATGCTGCTGATCCAAAAGTGATTGTATTAGCGCAATACACACCATGGAAAACATCGGTATTAAACTTAGCACCAGAAGCGTTATTTATGGTTTACCCATCTCAGTCAGGAAAATGGACTATTCAAGCTGTGCCTGTTGAGTTAGGTTCATTTGAAGACCGTAAATCACTGCCAAAACCATGGGCTGGTTTGTCTGAGCAAGCGTTTAAAGACGAAACAGGGCTTGATGATGCGCTGTTCTGCCACAATGGTTTGTTTATTGCTGGTGCAGAATCGTTTGAAAGCATAATGAAAATGGCTGCGATGGCGATGGAAGCATAA
- a CDS encoding DSD1 family PLP-dependent enzyme, with translation MIGKHKLELDTPCLVIDKSKLINNIEMMQKFAVSKSKHVRPHAKTHKCVEICQLQLDAGSIGISITKPVEAYELAKAKIRHLLITSPIVTKHKLATLAKILKLAPETMIVVDSKANLAQLDELGNELNLSINLLVDIDAGIGRTGASFDTAFDLAIAVHQHNQTTLKGIQCYAGHFQHILGHDERQQASAALLNKAGKLKQDIEQATGLINLIQSGSGTGTYEIDSDITSVTEIQPGSYTVMDKEYFDIEYSVSNSAGHFQPAMTLLTSVISANHSTHVTVDAGTKALYKEATHPQIISHENLNYEWHYFGDEHGKVSGDSLPSVGAVIEMIVPHCDPTINLHDKFYVVEDDIVVAVWDIALRGKLA, from the coding sequence GTGATTGGAAAACATAAATTAGAGTTAGATACGCCGTGTCTAGTTATCGATAAGAGCAAGCTGATTAATAACATCGAGATGATGCAAAAATTTGCAGTATCAAAATCGAAACATGTACGTCCACATGCCAAAACGCATAAGTGTGTAGAGATATGTCAGCTGCAACTTGATGCGGGTAGCATAGGCATATCCATTACCAAGCCAGTTGAAGCCTATGAACTTGCCAAAGCTAAGATTCGTCACCTGCTTATCACCTCGCCGATTGTCACCAAACATAAATTGGCCACCTTGGCTAAGATCTTAAAATTAGCACCAGAAACAATGATCGTCGTTGATTCTAAAGCGAACCTAGCGCAGTTAGATGAATTAGGTAACGAGCTTAACCTGAGTATTAACCTTCTCGTTGATATTGACGCGGGTATCGGCCGTACTGGCGCATCTTTTGATACTGCGTTTGACTTAGCCATTGCAGTCCACCAGCATAACCAAACAACGCTAAAAGGTATTCAATGCTACGCAGGGCATTTCCAACACATTCTTGGACATGACGAAAGACAACAAGCTTCAGCAGCGCTATTGAATAAAGCCGGAAAACTAAAACAAGACATAGAACAGGCAACTGGGCTAATTAATCTGATCCAATCAGGCTCGGGTACTGGCACCTATGAAATCGACAGTGATATAACCTCTGTAACCGAAATACAGCCAGGTTCATACACGGTGATGGATAAGGAATATTTCGATATTGAATATAGTGTCAGTAATAGCGCTGGCCATTTCCAACCTGCAATGACGTTACTCACCAGCGTTATCAGTGCAAACCATAGTACGCATGTCACGGTCGATGCTGGCACCAAAGCATTATATAAAGAAGCTACTCATCCACAAATAATAAGCCATGAAAACCTTAACTATGAATGGCATTATTTTGGTGACGAGCACGGCAAAGTATCAGGAGATAGCTTACCGAGTGTCGGTGCTGTTATTGAAATGATCGTACCGCACTGTGACCCTACCATTAACTTACATGACAAGTTCTATGTGGTTGAAGATGATATTGTTGTCGCGGTTTGGGATATCGCATTACGTGGGAAACTGGCATAG
- a CDS encoding sodium:solute symporter family protein, with protein sequence MLDPVFYQFSISTTLILLIGFYGLTFLFSTLAAKKSDSVDGYMVANGAVGCGIAAASMTATWIWAASFYGAASSGYQYGLSGSLHYGFWGALMILFIYPYGQRFRELAPRARTLAEIMQARHGTSSQLILAISNLVGSIISLMVNFTAAGALVSVLTPLSFETGVLIAGVGVLSYTLWSGFRASILTDFAQVVAMMVVAIVLIPWIYFSMGGADALSQGFNIITAEQADFFSTKAMLEQGAPFFVAVLAYGIGNQTIAQRLFAVRQDLIKSSFITATLGYGSIVIGLGMLGMMALLMGMTPHDGDLNNLIPQVASAYLPPIAIGMLFILVIGSLSSTADSDLSALSAIVMTDIYAKNLAKGKVDNKKMLLLGRLTMIIATALGLILASFSLDILVMLVFVGALWGTLVFPVIASCYWDRVTNRAFLSAVLGGLILFCLVRFEWIALIGAWASSLEFIAAVGGGTVIGLMFFGFTNRNVALIAGSIVGVLCTYYFHDFLRDYTVLLGSLVAYGASTMICTAISLASNERFDFALIHERVQHFDD encoded by the coding sequence ATGTTAGACCCAGTGTTTTATCAATTTTCAATAAGTACAACGCTCATACTCTTAATTGGCTTTTACGGCCTCACATTTCTCTTCTCTACCCTAGCCGCCAAAAAATCAGACAGTGTCGATGGCTATATGGTCGCCAACGGTGCAGTCGGATGCGGCATAGCAGCAGCAAGCATGACAGCAACCTGGATTTGGGCAGCTTCTTTTTACGGCGCGGCAAGTTCAGGCTACCAATACGGATTATCCGGTTCTTTACACTACGGATTCTGGGGCGCGTTGATGATTTTATTCATCTATCCCTACGGCCAGCGTTTTCGTGAACTAGCACCTAGAGCACGAACTTTAGCCGAAATAATGCAAGCACGACACGGTACCTCAAGCCAGCTTATCTTAGCGATTTCAAACTTAGTTGGCAGTATTATCAGCCTGATGGTTAACTTCACCGCCGCAGGTGCACTCGTATCAGTATTAACACCTTTGTCTTTCGAAACCGGCGTATTAATCGCGGGTGTGGGTGTTTTATCTTATACTTTATGGTCTGGTTTTAGAGCATCGATCTTAACCGATTTCGCACAAGTTGTTGCCATGATGGTCGTGGCGATTGTATTGATCCCTTGGATCTATTTCAGCATGGGTGGTGCAGATGCACTGTCTCAAGGCTTCAATATAATCACCGCTGAACAAGCAGACTTTTTCTCGACCAAAGCTATGTTGGAACAAGGCGCACCTTTCTTTGTTGCAGTGCTCGCCTACGGTATTGGTAATCAAACCATTGCGCAGCGCCTATTTGCAGTGCGCCAAGACTTGATCAAATCATCATTTATTACCGCTACGCTCGGTTATGGCTCAATTGTTATCGGTTTAGGTATGTTAGGTATGATGGCACTGCTTATGGGCATGACTCCACATGATGGCGACCTGAACAACCTTATCCCACAAGTAGCTTCTGCTTACTTACCACCGATTGCGATTGGTATGCTGTTTATCTTGGTGATTGGGTCGTTGTCATCAACTGCCGATTCAGATTTATCAGCATTGTCTGCGATTGTGATGACGGATATCTACGCGAAGAACTTAGCGAAAGGCAAAGTAGACAACAAGAAGATGTTGTTACTGGGTCGTTTAACCATGATCATCGCGACAGCGCTTGGCTTAATTCTAGCAAGTTTCTCACTGGATATTCTGGTAATGCTAGTATTTGTCGGGGCACTATGGGGAACATTAGTATTCCCTGTTATCGCTAGTTGCTATTGGGACAGAGTCACCAACCGCGCTTTCTTAAGTGCTGTACTGGGTGGTTTGATTCTATTCTGTTTAGTTCGTTTCGAATGGATCGCATTGATTGGCGCTTGGGCATCGAGTCTAGAGTTCATTGCGGCTGTTGGTGGTGGTACTGTGATTGGCTTAATGTTCTTTGGCTTTACAAATCGTAACGTCGCGCTTATCGCAGGCTCGATTGTTGGTGTGCTATGTACTTACTACTTCCACGATTTCTTACGTGACTATACGGTATTACTTGGTTCACTGGTTGCCTATGGTGCAAGTACGATGATTTGTACTGCGATCAGTTTAGCAAGTAACGAACGTTTTGATTTTGCGTTGATTCATGAACGCGTTCAACATTTTGATGATTAA